The proteins below are encoded in one region of Prevotella melaninogenica ATCC 25845:
- a CDS encoding class I adenylate-forming enzyme family protein, with the protein MRRKNEAILSILYRLHIISPKGIFVWAKSLIYEGISLMALLRFAAHFYPHRCAITDEKQSLCYQELYIRTHQLAEILHTEYHLQPEMSVALLGRNSLILTLLLHALSRLGIRTTLLSTDLGTEQITADLQKHHYHLIIYDSDLKQIPTELPCIAVTTERLNDILLHKTSLTKKRKLPKIWRGSEIVIHSGGASGNFKSIARRPSVTSFLAPLFALLRDIRIYQYERVLISLPFYHGFGLSTLIISLLMGKKICLQKRFDALQTLAIIQQEKIEVMPIVPAMLARFWQIENAKEKMKSLRCLISGGDKLPKSLIDTTHKEIGELIFNLYGTSEAGFFMLANPKELASFKETTLGKPIRGVDCKVKDCNRQGIGTLWVRSRWAMRGLRNQWQNTGDLVSQNSEGYFFHHGRADRMVVCGGENVQPEHIEQVLLSHPMIIAARAFTVPDPNFGNVIHTEIECTPKATLTEATLLNWLRPQLSRAEMPHSIRFKTIEMLSTGKQKLY; encoded by the coding sequence ATGAGAAGAAAGAATGAAGCTATCCTTTCTATCCTCTATCGCTTACACATAATCTCACCAAAGGGCATATTTGTGTGGGCTAAAAGCCTCATCTATGAAGGCATCAGCCTAATGGCGTTGCTCCGTTTTGCGGCTCATTTCTATCCGCATCGTTGTGCTATCACTGACGAGAAGCAATCTCTATGCTATCAAGAACTCTATATCCGTACGCATCAACTCGCTGAGATTCTTCACACGGAATATCACCTCCAACCTGAAATGAGTGTGGCTTTGCTTGGACGTAACAGTCTTATTTTGACTCTCCTACTGCATGCACTTTCACGATTGGGCATTCGCACTACCTTATTAAGCACCGACTTGGGAACAGAACAGATAACAGCTGATTTGCAGAAGCACCATTACCACCTTATTATATATGATTCAGACCTCAAACAGATACCTACGGAACTTCCCTGCATAGCTGTTACAACAGAGAGGCTTAATGACATCCTTTTACATAAGACTTCTCTAACAAAGAAAAGAAAACTCCCTAAAATCTGGCGAGGAAGCGAAATCGTCATTCACTCTGGAGGAGCAAGTGGCAACTTTAAGAGTATTGCCCGCCGTCCTTCTGTCACCTCTTTTCTCGCTCCATTGTTTGCCTTACTGCGTGACATTAGAATCTATCAATATGAGCGTGTGCTGATATCCCTGCCCTTCTACCATGGTTTTGGACTTTCAACGCTTATCATCTCCTTGCTTATGGGTAAGAAGATATGTCTGCAAAAACGCTTTGATGCGCTCCAGACTTTAGCTATTATCCAGCAAGAAAAGATTGAAGTCATGCCGATTGTTCCTGCTATGCTCGCTCGTTTTTGGCAGATTGAAAATGCAAAGGAGAAGATGAAGAGTCTACGTTGTCTTATAAGCGGTGGTGATAAACTTCCTAAAAGCCTCATCGACACGACCCATAAAGAAATAGGAGAGTTAATCTTTAACCTATATGGTACGTCTGAAGCAGGATTCTTTATGCTTGCTAATCCCAAAGAATTAGCTTCTTTCAAAGAGACTACCTTAGGGAAACCTATTCGAGGAGTCGACTGTAAGGTAAAAGACTGTAATCGTCAAGGGATAGGAACACTTTGGGTTCGTTCTCGTTGGGCAATGCGAGGACTACGAAATCAATGGCAAAACACAGGCGATTTAGTCTCACAGAATAGCGAAGGTTACTTCTTTCATCATGGGAGAGCCGACCGAATGGTGGTCTGTGGAGGTGAGAACGTTCAGCCCGAACACATCGAACAGGTACTTCTCTCCCACCCTATGATTATTGCTGCACGTGCCTTTACCGTTCCCGACCCTAACTTTGGCAATGTCATCCACACAGAAATAGAATG